The Caldicellulosiruptor obsidiansis OB47 genome segment GGGGAAAAGACATAACATCGCTTTTTGAACTATCCCAAAAGAGCATAGATGTGTATGTGGAGATACTCAAAACAAAACAGGTACCTTTGAGTGTCAAGTTCAAAGGTAGTCTTCCACCCAGTAAGGTTATTTCAAAGATAATTTTAAAACCTTCTACAATCAATATAGCAGGAAAAGAAGAAGACATAAACTCAATAAATGAGATTGTTGTAGGGACTATTGATACAAAGATGCTTGACAATGTTTCAACATTCCAATTTGACTTTAGTCTTCCAAAAAATATAAAGTCTTTGGATAATGTAAAACAAGTTACAATCATCATATACACAGATTCAATTGTTGAGAAATCTATCAATATACCTATTGAAGTGAGAGGACTATCACCAGGGCTTCTTGCGAAGCTCAGTCCTGACAAAGTTAAAGTAGAACTCAAATATTACCAAAGTGCGCAAAATTCTGTAGATTTTAATTCTTTGAAGGCGTATGTGGATGTTTCAAATCTGACAAAAGGGAGTTATGACCTTCAGGTGTTGGTTGAAAAGCCCGAAAATATTAAAGAGTTTGAAGTCTTTCCAACTTACATAAAAGTGGAGATTTCAGAAAATAATCAAACTAAAACTCAATCTCAATAGAAAATGCTATGTAGCCAAAAGAGGAGATGACCTGATGTTGCTTGAGGAAAAGCTTTCAAATCTTCCGACATCGCCAGGGGTTTATATAATGAAAGACGAAAATGGAAATGTTATATATGTTGGTAAGGCTGTAAACCTGCGAAATAGGGTCAGACAGTATTTTCAAAATTCATCAGACATGCTGCCAAAGACAAGGCTTATGGTGAAAAAAATAAAAGACCTTGACTATATTGTGACAGACAACGAGATAGAAGCCTTGATCTTAGAGTGCAACCTCATAAAAGAATACAGGCCAAAGTACAATGTTCTGTTGAGAGATGATAAAAACTACCAGTATATAAAGATAACAAACGAGATGTTTCCAAGGCTTGTGACAACAAGAAAGATTGAAAAGGACGGCAGCCGATATTTTGGTCCATATGTCAGTGGGTATTCTGTAAAGCAGACGGTAGAGCTACTCAAAAGCCTTTTTATGCTCAGGACTTGCAAGAAAAAGTTTCCTGACCAGCTTGGCAAAGGCAGACCCTGCCTTAATTTTTATATAGAAAAGTGTCTTGGTGTATGCAAAGGGGATGTAGCAGAAGAAGAGTACCAGAGACTTGTTGAAGGGGCAATAAAAGTTTTGAGCGGCAAAGGTGATGAGATTGTTCAGGAGCTCAAAGCAAAAATGTTTGAATATGCTGAAAATCTAATGTTTGAAAAGGCACAGGAGATAAAAAATAAGCTTTCAAGTCTTGAGCAAATAATCACAAAACAGAAAGTCATTTATGCGGATGACAGAAGTGAAGATGTTATAAACTTCGCAAAAGACCACACACACATTGCAATTGTTGTGCTGATTATCAGAAATGGCAAACTTATAAACAAGGAAGAGTTTGTTTTGAAAGCCGATGAGGACACATTTGAGAGATTTTTAGAGCAGTACTACTCTGATGTTGTATCGCTGCCAAAGGAAATCATAATTCCTCACACAATAGAAAATGCTGACAATATTGAAAAGATGATAGAAAAACTTTATGGTTTCAAAGTGAAAGTAACTGTTCCGAAACAGGGTGAAAAAAAGCAGCTTCTTGACATGGCAAAAAAGAATGCAGAGATTTCTCTTGCAAACAGGCAAAGAGTAGGTGATGTATATGCTGAGGCGCTTTTAACTCTTAAAAATCTCCTTGGACTTGAGAATGAAATTGAAAAGATTGAAAGCTATGATATTTCCAACATTGCAGGTGCTGACAATGTAGGGACTTTGATTGTGTTTGAGGATGGGAGGTTCAACAAAGAGTTTTACAGGAAGTTCAAGATAAAAGGATTTGAGGGTCAGGATGATATAAAAAGCGTCAAAGAGGTTTTGACAAGAAGATTTACTAGCTTAGAAAAACATGGGCGAATTCCTGATTTGATATTGATTGATGGTGGACAAAATCAGGTTAATGCTGCATTAGAGGTTTTGAACACTTTGGGATTTTCTATTCCTGTTGCTGGCATGGTAAAGGATGATAGACACAAAACAAGAGACTTGATTTACAATGGTAAAGAAGTAGGTATTCAAGAGTATCCGCTTGTGTATAAACTTATATATGCTATTCAAGAAGAGACGCACAGGTTTGCAGTGAAGTTCCACAGAGAAGTTAGAAAGAAACATCTGTATGAGTCAATTTTAGATGAAATAGAGGGAATAGGAGAGAAAAGAAAACTTAAGCTCTTTAGAACTTTTGGCTCAATTGATAATTTGCGGAAAGCAAGCATTGAAGAGATTGTAAAAGCTGCTGATATTCCATATGAAGTAGCTTTGAAGATAAAAGAAAAGATTGGAGTATAAAAAACAGTCAATTGATGCAGGAAGGGTGTGATTATAGATTGTTTTATACAACAGTTGGTAAAATGCTCAAAGAACTTAATTTAGAGTCTTTAACAGAAATTAGTGGACTTGAAGAAAGAAAAATAAAGGATATGAACCTGAACAGACCGGCTTTACAGCTTATGGGTTTTTTTGAATATTTTGATGAACAAAGGATTCAGATAATAGGAATTTCTGAGATGGCGTATTTGAAGACCATGACACCCACGCAGCGAAGAGATGCAATTGAGAGACTTTTTCAGCGAAATATTCCGTGTGTGATTATTACCTCAAACCAGCAACCTTTTGAAGAGTTTTTAGAATTTTCAAAAAAATATGGTGTTCCTCTTCTTCGTACTCAAGAGGTTACAACAAGGTTCATGACAAACTTGAGTACATTTTTAACACACGAACTTGCACCAAGGATTACCCGCCATGGCACTCTTGTCAATGTGTATGGTGAAGGTGTTTTGATGCTTGGCGAAAGTGGGGTTGGGAAGAGCGAAACTGCTTTAGAGCTTGTGAAGAGAGGGCACATACTTGTTGCAGACGATGCAGTTGAAATTCGAAAGGTTTCTGAGAAAACACTTGTCGGTGAAGCACCTGAGATTATAAGGCATCTTATAGAAATTCGAGGAATTGGTATTTTGGATGTTAAAAACCTGTTTGGTGTTGGTTGTGTTAAAGAGTCCGAAAGAATTGACCTTGTAATTCAGCTTGAAACTTGGAAACAGGGAAAGGAATATGAACGACTTGGTCTTCATGACCAGTACATAGAAATTTTGGGGATAAAAGTACCAACGCTTGTGATACCTGTACGACCCGGCAGAAATCTTGCAATTATTGTTGAGGTTGCTGCAATGAACAACAGACAAAAGAAGATGGGCTATAATGCAGCAAAGGCTTTAACAGAAAGATTGCAGCGACAGATGAGTAGAGGAAATGAAACTGTTGAATAAGGATGAATAAGAGATAGTAAAAAAGAATTTGCAAAAAACAGGGTTGTTTTATGAAAGCCCTGTTTTTTTATTTTTATTAATTTTCCCATTTTGCTATTTATCTTTTGCTTAAAATAACATTTGGGTTATTTCAAAAATTCAAATTAATATATTGACATTTAGTCAGTTTTGAGATATCATAAAACATGACTAATAGTCAAAAATAATTTTTCGGAGATGATGCAGCATGCATAAATTTGGCCTTTTTATAGCAAAGCATAGAAAACTTGTATTAGTGATTGCAGTTTTGCTTTTGATACCGTCAGTTTATGGGTTTATTACAACAAAGATAAATTATGATATCCTCACATATTTGCCTAAGGATTTAGATTCCACAAAAGGGCAAGAAATACTTGACAAAGATTTCAAGCAAGCTGCAATATCTATGCTAATTGTAAAAGGTAAGATGAACATTTCTGATATTCAAAAGATGAAAGAAAAAATTTCAAAAGTTAATGGAGTTGAAAAAGTTATATGGATTGATGACTTTTTAGATCCTACAATTCCAAAAGATATGTTACCAGAGGTATTAAGAACAACCTTCTATAGTAAAGACTCCACCCTTTTGTTGATTCAGTTCAGTAACTCTGCAGCATCAATTGAAACACAGAACGCAATTTCTGAAATTAGAAAAATAGCTACAAAACAGTGTTTTTTGAGTGGTATGTCAGCAATAATCAAAGACACAAGAGATCTTTCAGACAGAGAAACTCCGCTTTATGTTGCTATTGCAGTTTTATTTATATTCATTCTATTAATTTTGACAATGGAATCTCCGGTAATACCAATCTTATTTTTGCTGAGCATTGGAATGGCTATTATCTATAACCTTGGGACAAATAAGTTCCTTGGACAGATTTCTTATATAACAAAGGCTTTAGCAGCAGTTTTGCAACTTGGTGTAACCATGGATTTTTCAATCTTCCTTATGCACAGATATGATGAAGAAAGAAAAAGATTTGAATCAAAGGAAGAGGCTATGGCAGAGGCAATATCAAAGACCCTGGTTGCAATACTCTCAAGCGCTGCAACAGCCATTGCAGGATTTTTAGCACTTTGTGCAATGCGACTTAGAATCGGGGCAGATATAGGGATTGTCATGGCAAAAGGAGTATTTTTGGGCGTGCTTGGAACAATTACAATACTTCCAGCACTGATACTTGAATTTGATAATGCAATCCATAAATATAGGCTTAAAAACATATTGCCAACATTTAGCCATACAGCAAACTTTGTTTCTAAAAATTATGTAATTTTGTTTATAATCTTTCTCATTGCATTTATACCTGCTATATATGGTAGAAATAATTTGAAGGTTTACTATAACCTTATTGATTCACTGCCAAAAACAATGAAGTCTGTTGAGGCAACTGATCTTCTCAAAAAAGAATATAACATGATTACTACTCATATGATTCTGGTTGACAGGTCTTTACCGGGTTACAAAATCAAAAGTATGTGTGAGGAAATTAAGAATGTAAAAGGTGTAGAGAAAGTTTTGGCATTTGATGAAGTTTTAGGTCCGGCTATACCGAAGAATTTTATTCCGCAAGAATTAAAAGATAATTTTGAAAAAGGTAAATATAAACTTATTATGGTAAACTCTGCTTACAAAGCAGCAACGCAGGAGGAAAATCAACAGATAGAGATGATTCAGCATATTGTAAAGAAGTACAGCAAAAACTCTTATGTGACTGGAGAAGGTGTTTTGACAAAAGATATGATTGAAATGGCAGATATAGACCTCAAAAGAGTGGATTTTATTTCAATTTTAGCAATATTTATTATCATTTTGATTACGTTTAAATCAATCTCAATACCAGTAATTTTGGTATCTGCTATAGAGCTTGCAATTTTGATTAATTTATCAATTCCATATTATACAAAAACAGTGGTGCCGTTTATTGCCTCAATAGTTCTTGGAACAATTCAACTTGGCTCTGCTATAAACTATGCCATTTTGATGACAACAAGGTTCAGGGAAGAAATACGAAAAGGACTTGACAGGTTTGAAGCTATAAGAGTAGCAGTGAAAACTTCTTCAAGGTCTGTTGTTACAAGTGCACTTGCGTTTGCATTTTCAACACTAGCAGTAGCAATCATTGCAAAAATAGATATGATAAGAAGTCTTTGTGAAATGCTCTCAAGAGGTGCAGTCATAAGTATGATAGTTATATTGTTTATTCTGCCATCATTGCTTCTTTTATTTGAAGGTGTTATTGCAAAAACAACGTTCAGCTGGGGAACAAAAAAAGCTTCAATAAAACCTGAAGAAGAATATGAGACTTTGTAGAGAAAGAGTAAAAAAAGGAGAGTGAAATAATATGATGAGAAATATAAGATTTTTAAAATTAATTTCTCTGTGTGTTGCAACAGTGTTTTTATTAACAAACGTTGCTTTTGCTGGTGAAGCTGTAAAGAAAGAAACAGTGTACGTTATTTTAGATGCTACCGGAAAAGTAAAAAGTCAGATAGTAACTGACTGGATACATTCAGATACTCCAAATTCTACAATAAAAGACAAATCAGAGCTTGAAAATATAGTAAATCTAAAAGGTGACGAAAGTCCCCAAAAGGATGGTAAATATATTACATGGAAGTTAAATACCAATGATTTATTCTATCAGGGAACTATATCAAAGCAACTTCCTTTTATAGTTTCAATTAAATATTACTTGAATGGAAAAGAGATAGAACCTCAATATTTAGCAGGAAGGTCTGGAAAGGTAAAAATTAAAATAGAAGTTGAAAATAAGCAGCACAAGATTGTAAAGATTAATGGAAAGAATAAAACAATCTATCTACCTTTGACTTTTGCTGCAGTTGTAAATCTTCCTCTTGATAAATTTGAGAATGTCAAGACAAATGTTGGTGAGGTGATAACAGAGGGAAATACACAGGCTGTGGTTTCGGTGCTTTTACCTGGTCTTTTGGAGAGCCTTGGGATGAAGAGTGAAAATGATATTGTAGATATTCCAAAATATATAGAAATCACAGCTGCTTGTAAGTATTTTGAGCTTTCTCCAATCTATATGGTTGCAACAAATAAACTACTTGACATAAAAGACATAAAAGAGATTGATTCAATTGATAGTTTGCAAAAAGCTATTAATACACTTTACACATCAAGTGAAAAAATCCTTGAAGGTGCTGTAAAACTTTCTGGTGGAGAGAAAGAGTTTACACTGAATTTTGAAAAGTTTACAAATGGTTTAAAACTTTTATCAGATGCGTCAGGTCAACTTTGTAAAGGAATAGAAAGTCTTGAAGACGGAACAAATAAACTCTATACATCCTCAAAACAGCTGAAGATAGGAACAGGTGAACTTAATAAAAACTCTCAAAAGCTTTACAAAGGTGTGGCAGAGTTTGGAGATGGGGTTTATAAATACACATATGCAACTTCACAGTTTTCAGACGGTGCAATAAAAATAGTAGATGGATATGAGCTTCTTTTTGCAAAGAATCAAGAACTATTTGAAGCTGTAAAAAAAGTATCATCTGGTCTTGATTTAGCTACTTCTTCACAGAAGGATTTAGTGGCTGGGGCAAAGAAGCTGGAGGATGCAATTCAAAATCTTCTTGAAGGGAATAAAAAGGAACTTGAGGTTTTGAACATAGTTTACAATGGATTTGATGCAATTATTTCTGGTTTACAAAAGTTAGAAAGTATTCCTGTTGTTAAGGATGTGGTTTCAAACCTTATAGCAGGGATTGACAAACAAAGACAGGCAATAAAGGGTTTAATTGATTCAAAACAGGCAATGATAAATGGTCTTTCACAGATTCTTGATAATTTAAAAAAGATGTCTCAGGGGCAAGAAAAGTTAAGCATAGCTTTGATGCAGTTGAAAGATGCACAGGCTAAAATTGCAAACTCGTCTGATTTGATTGTACAGAATCAAAAACTTTTAAAACAGTCAGCGACTAAGCTAAAAGATAGTAAAAATATTTTGGATGAAGGAGCAAAAAAACTTTTAAATTCAAAAGATCAACTTGTAAACGGTACAAAATCATTTTGTGAAGGGATAGAAAAACTTGATAGTGCAACGGCACAGTTTGTCTCTGGCACAGAAAAGTTGAATGAAGGTGCAAAACAGCTCTCTGGTGGGATGATGGAATTTGATAAAAATATAAAAATGGTTTATTCGGCATCAGGGAAACTTTTAGAAGGTTCAAAAAAACTTGAAGATGGTGCAGAGTCTCTTAGTATTAATTATCATAAATTTCACAACGAAGGTATACAAAAGCTGTATTCTAAAGCAGATGAGACAATAGAAAAACTAAATGATATAAAGGATACTTTAAATGAGCTTAAAGAATTTTCACAAAGTTATAAGACATTTTCTGGTATTTCAGATGAACTTGATGGTGAAGTGAAATTTATTTTAAAGACAGATGAGATAAAAGCAAAGGAAGAAAAACAGGTTTTAAAAGAAATAAAAACAGTAAGTTTACAGAATAATGAGAAGAAAAGTTTTTGGAAGTGGCTTTTAGGGCTTTTGCATATCAAGGTGGAATGATGCAAAAGCCCTCTTTTTTTATTTTATTTGACAATTAAAACATGTGTGTTATATTATATATAACATATATAACTTAAAAAGAGGTGCTTTGTTTTGATATCTAATTTAAAAATTATCTTTATGTGCATTACACTTATTATTTCAGTGTTCTTTCCGTTTGTGCTGGCAGTGATTGTTTTAAAAAAGTACTCGGGAGTTTTGAAGTCAATATTAATAGGAGCGTTGATATTTTTCATTTCTCAGATTGTTCTGAGAATGCCTATAATTCAGATTTTATCAAAACAAAATTACTTTATAGAATTTTCCAAACATTACATTTTATATTCTCTATTTTTAGGCATGACAGCTGGAATTTTTGAAGAGATTGGTAGATACATTGGTTTTAGAGGGTTTTTAAAAGATAGGCTCAACTATCAAAATGGTATTGCTTATGGAATTGGGCATGGGGGAATTGAGTCAGTTTTAATTGTTGGGATAACCTATATAAATAACATTGTGTATTCATTCTTAATCAATGCTGGAATTTTAGATTCGCTTCTAAAAGGCAAGGTTGGAGCTGGGGTAGTCGGTACTATAAAAAGTGCCCTGATAAATACGCCAGATTCGGCGTTTCTTTTTGCCGGCTTTGAAAGAATCTTCACAATGGCAATTCAGATTGCTCTTTCGCTTTTGGTTCTGGTAGCTGTTAAGAAAAGAAAGCTTTATTATCTTCTTCTGGCGATATTGCTTCACACAATTATTGATGCACCGGTTGCGTACATGTCATTATTGAAAGTTAATATATTTGTTCTTGAGTTTGTAGTTTTGCTATGGGCTGTGTTGAGCTTGGTCTACATTATAAAGTGGCAAGACATTCATAGAATACAAGAAAACTAAAAGGGCGGAAAGTGTGATGTTTATAAAAATTGACTTTACCTCTGACATACCAATTTATGAGCAAATAAAGAACCAAATAATAGAGGCAGTAGCAAGAGGAGAACTTCAAAATGGTGATAGTCTTCCTTCTATCCGAGACCTTGCAAGCGAAATCGGCGTCAACATGCACACAGTTGCAAAGGCATATAATGAGCTCAAATACATGGGACTTATTGCTATTAACAAAAAGCATGGGGCTTATATTGCTGTGAGTAAAAATTATGATAAAGAGTTTTTAAATGAGATAATAAAAGAAGTTACCCCAATTGTTGCAAAAGCCATTTGCAAGGGTATGAATAAGTATGAATTAATAAGGTTGATTGAAACTATTTTTGATGATTTTGGGGGAAAGAAAGATGCATGAAAAACTACTGATTTTTATCCTTTCTTTTCCTGCACAGATTTTTCTTGTTCTACTGTGTTTTTTTATTCCGTACTTTTCGAGAGAGCATATTTTGTTTGGGGTAAACGTTCCGCCTACTATTAAAAAAAGTGAAGTTACAAAGAAATTTTATAAAGAATACTGGAAAAACTTTGCTCTAACAGTTTTAATTCCTACTTTGTTGTTTTTCTATATTCTTTTTGAGAGTACAGAGAGAGTTTTGATAAAATACAACATATTATATCCACTGTTTGTCATTGTTTTAATGACACTCAATCACTATGTAATCTACAGAAAAGTTTTAAAAGCTAAGAAAAAAGGTAATTGGCAAGAAGGAAAAAAGCAAATTGTGGTTGTCCCTATTAAAAAGGATAAAAAAGGGGGATATCCGTCAAGGTTGTGGTTTTTAGTACCAATTGGTGTGTTTATAGGTTTGTTAATAATAACTGTAGTGAGATACAACCAACTTCCTAAGATAATTCCACTTCATTACAACCTAAAGCTTGAAGTTGATTATATTGGGCCAAAGTCAGAACTCATAAAGCCTCTCAGTGTGATGTTTGGAAGTATGTTGTTAGCTCAGGGACTGGGATATTTTGTTTATGAGCTAACAAAAAAAGGTAAAATGAAACTGAGTATATATTTTCCTGAGAAATCTGCAGAGCAGAACGAGAAAGTAAAAAGCTATACAGCGTACTTTTTGATTTGGATTTTAGTCTTAATAGAGCTTATAATGGGTTTGGTTATTTTTTCAATGCTTGACATCATAAATATTCAAACCACGTTGGCCTTACTTCCAGTTTTTCTCATATTTCCCTTAATAACATTAGGATATTATCTTATGAAAGTATTCAACATTAATTCTGAAAGATTAAATTTGATGCCAGAAGAAAAAATATCCGAAAAAATAATTGACAGAGATGACGACAAATACTGGATTGCAGGGATGTTTTATTACAATCCTGACGACCCTGCCCTCTTTGTCGAAAGGCGGGTTGGGGGATTTGGCTGGGATTTAAACTACGCAAAGCCGCTTGGCAAGTTCATAGGGTTTTTAATAATTGGTATTTTGGTTGCAG includes the following:
- a CDS encoding coiled-coil domain-containing protein produces the protein MMRNIRFLKLISLCVATVFLLTNVAFAGEAVKKETVYVILDATGKVKSQIVTDWIHSDTPNSTIKDKSELENIVNLKGDESPQKDGKYITWKLNTNDLFYQGTISKQLPFIVSIKYYLNGKEIEPQYLAGRSGKVKIKIEVENKQHKIVKINGKNKTIYLPLTFAAVVNLPLDKFENVKTNVGEVITEGNTQAVVSVLLPGLLESLGMKSENDIVDIPKYIEITAACKYFELSPIYMVATNKLLDIKDIKEIDSIDSLQKAINTLYTSSEKILEGAVKLSGGEKEFTLNFEKFTNGLKLLSDASGQLCKGIESLEDGTNKLYTSSKQLKIGTGELNKNSQKLYKGVAEFGDGVYKYTYATSQFSDGAIKIVDGYELLFAKNQELFEAVKKVSSGLDLATSSQKDLVAGAKKLEDAIQNLLEGNKKELEVLNIVYNGFDAIISGLQKLESIPVVKDVVSNLIAGIDKQRQAIKGLIDSKQAMINGLSQILDNLKKMSQGQEKLSIALMQLKDAQAKIANSSDLIVQNQKLLKQSATKLKDSKNILDEGAKKLLNSKDQLVNGTKSFCEGIEKLDSATAQFVSGTEKLNEGAKQLSGGMMEFDKNIKMVYSASGKLLEGSKKLEDGAESLSINYHKFHNEGIQKLYSKADETIEKLNDIKDTLNELKEFSQSYKTFSGISDELDGEVKFILKTDEIKAKEEKQVLKEIKTVSLQNNEKKSFWKWLLGLLHIKVE
- a CDS encoding YhfC family intramembrane metalloprotease, whose amino-acid sequence is MISNLKIIFMCITLIISVFFPFVLAVIVLKKYSGVLKSILIGALIFFISQIVLRMPIIQILSKQNYFIEFSKHYILYSLFLGMTAGIFEEIGRYIGFRGFLKDRLNYQNGIAYGIGHGGIESVLIVGITYINNIVYSFLINAGILDSLLKGKVGAGVVGTIKSALINTPDSAFLFAGFERIFTMAIQIALSLLVLVAVKKRKLYYLLLAILLHTIIDAPVAYMSLLKVNIFVLEFVVLLWAVLSLVYIIKWQDIHRIQEN
- a CDS encoding GntR family transcriptional regulator; this translates as MFIKIDFTSDIPIYEQIKNQIIEAVARGELQNGDSLPSIRDLASEIGVNMHTVAKAYNELKYMGLIAINKKHGAYIAVSKNYDKEFLNEIIKEVTPIVAKAICKGMNKYELIRLIETIFDDFGGKKDA
- the uvrC gene encoding excinuclease ABC subunit UvrC, with the translated sequence MLLEEKLSNLPTSPGVYIMKDENGNVIYVGKAVNLRNRVRQYFQNSSDMLPKTRLMVKKIKDLDYIVTDNEIEALILECNLIKEYRPKYNVLLRDDKNYQYIKITNEMFPRLVTTRKIEKDGSRYFGPYVSGYSVKQTVELLKSLFMLRTCKKKFPDQLGKGRPCLNFYIEKCLGVCKGDVAEEEYQRLVEGAIKVLSGKGDEIVQELKAKMFEYAENLMFEKAQEIKNKLSSLEQIITKQKVIYADDRSEDVINFAKDHTHIAIVVLIIRNGKLINKEEFVLKADEDTFERFLEQYYSDVVSLPKEIIIPHTIENADNIEKMIEKLYGFKVKVTVPKQGEKKQLLDMAKKNAEISLANRQRVGDVYAEALLTLKNLLGLENEIEKIESYDISNIAGADNVGTLIVFEDGRFNKEFYRKFKIKGFEGQDDIKSVKEVLTRRFTSLEKHGRIPDLILIDGGQNQVNAALEVLNTLGFSIPVAGMVKDDRHKTRDLIYNGKEVGIQEYPLVYKLIYAIQEETHRFAVKFHREVRKKHLYESILDEIEGIGEKRKLKLFRTFGSIDNLRKASIEEIVKAADIPYEVALKIKEKIGV
- the hprK gene encoding HPr(Ser) kinase/phosphatase — encoded protein: MFYTTVGKMLKELNLESLTEISGLEERKIKDMNLNRPALQLMGFFEYFDEQRIQIIGISEMAYLKTMTPTQRRDAIERLFQRNIPCVIITSNQQPFEEFLEFSKKYGVPLLRTQEVTTRFMTNLSTFLTHELAPRITRHGTLVNVYGEGVLMLGESGVGKSETALELVKRGHILVADDAVEIRKVSEKTLVGEAPEIIRHLIEIRGIGILDVKNLFGVGCVKESERIDLVIQLETWKQGKEYERLGLHDQYIEILGIKVPTLVIPVRPGRNLAIIVEVAAMNNRQKKMGYNAAKALTERLQRQMSRGNETVE
- a CDS encoding DUF1648 domain-containing protein codes for the protein MHEKLLIFILSFPAQIFLVLLCFFIPYFSREHILFGVNVPPTIKKSEVTKKFYKEYWKNFALTVLIPTLLFFYILFESTERVLIKYNILYPLFVIVLMTLNHYVIYRKVLKAKKKGNWQEGKKQIVVVPIKKDKKGGYPSRLWFLVPIGVFIGLLIITVVRYNQLPKIIPLHYNLKLEVDYIGPKSELIKPLSVMFGSMLLAQGLGYFVYELTKKGKMKLSIYFPEKSAEQNEKVKSYTAYFLIWILVLIELIMGLVIFSMLDIINIQTTLALLPVFLIFPLITLGYYLMKVFNINSERLNLMPEEKISEKIIDRDDDKYWIAGMFYYNPDDPALFVERRVGGFGWDLNYAKPLGKFIGFLIIGILVAVVVVSLVLI
- a CDS encoding CdaR family protein, producing the protein MKKIAIKRPKDGNFWLRVVSILIAIVLWFYVNSIINPIKKREIIIPIRYNVATLSKGLVMTEADAKEVRIVISGTQDELSKVDEKNIQAMVDFSDIRQTGEVKLPVAIQNPYHRINIESVYPRNVTVSIDNLVTIQKDVTVEINGNPKKGYIINNYQEEPNVISIKGAESDIKEISECVAQLNLSLNDRSFKASVPVKVIDSRGKDITSLFELSQKSIDVYVEILKTKQVPLSVKFKGSLPPSKVISKIILKPSTINIAGKEEDINSINEIVVGTIDTKMLDNVSTFQFDFSLPKNIKSLDNVKQVTIIIYTDSIVEKSINIPIEVRGLSPGLLAKLSPDKVKVELKYYQSAQNSVDFNSLKAYVDVSNLTKGSYDLQVLVEKPENIKEFEVFPTYIKVEISENNQTKTQSQ
- a CDS encoding efflux RND transporter permease subunit, whose translation is MHKFGLFIAKHRKLVLVIAVLLLIPSVYGFITTKINYDILTYLPKDLDSTKGQEILDKDFKQAAISMLIVKGKMNISDIQKMKEKISKVNGVEKVIWIDDFLDPTIPKDMLPEVLRTTFYSKDSTLLLIQFSNSAASIETQNAISEIRKIATKQCFLSGMSAIIKDTRDLSDRETPLYVAIAVLFIFILLILTMESPVIPILFLLSIGMAIIYNLGTNKFLGQISYITKALAAVLQLGVTMDFSIFLMHRYDEERKRFESKEEAMAEAISKTLVAILSSAATAIAGFLALCAMRLRIGADIGIVMAKGVFLGVLGTITILPALILEFDNAIHKYRLKNILPTFSHTANFVSKNYVILFIIFLIAFIPAIYGRNNLKVYYNLIDSLPKTMKSVEATDLLKKEYNMITTHMILVDRSLPGYKIKSMCEEIKNVKGVEKVLAFDEVLGPAIPKNFIPQELKDNFEKGKYKLIMVNSAYKAATQEENQQIEMIQHIVKKYSKNSYVTGEGVLTKDMIEMADIDLKRVDFISILAIFIIILITFKSISIPVILVSAIELAILINLSIPYYTKTVVPFIASIVLGTIQLGSAINYAILMTTRFREEIRKGLDRFEAIRVAVKTSSRSVVTSALAFAFSTLAVAIIAKIDMIRSLCEMLSRGAVISMIVILFILPSLLLLFEGVIAKTTFSWGTKKASIKPEEEYETL